In Amycolatopsis coloradensis, one genomic interval encodes:
- a CDS encoding MFS transporter: MSAYEPDPRRWKALAVSLAAGFMGLLDVSIVNTALPSIQKDLGASSGGIQWVVSGYALAFGLVLVSGGRLGDALGRRRMFLFALAAFVLTSAFAGAAPNETTLIIARLLQGFASGMMTPQNSGMIQDLFRGAERGRAFGMFGATVGISTAVGPVLGGVILAVFGDPEGWRWVFYVNVPIGILAFALALRWLPKPETPARSLRGEIDFVGIMLLGVAVLGVLLPLIESEQGGLSSLWWLFLVAVVFGFAFVRWERSMVRRGRPPLLDTRLFTGTPGYATGAAVGALYFSGFTGMWLVFAIFFQQGLGYTPLQSGLAVTSFALGSAVSAAIAGRLVPKWGRKLTVTGLVMVIAGMITVAVLAGQDPGAAAGWWFAPPLLVAGVGGGMVISPNTTLTLECVPTSMAGVAGGALQTGQRIGTAIGTVVLASVFHAVLGANGAYPSALTAAMLCAAVLTSSALLLAVIELRARRKRRLLTEREEAERAAADSQRG, from the coding sequence ATGAGCGCGTACGAACCCGACCCCCGGCGCTGGAAGGCGCTCGCCGTCTCCCTCGCCGCCGGGTTCATGGGCCTGCTCGACGTCAGCATCGTCAACACGGCACTGCCCTCGATCCAGAAGGACCTCGGCGCGTCGAGCGGCGGGATCCAATGGGTGGTTTCGGGCTACGCGCTGGCTTTCGGGTTGGTGCTGGTGTCCGGCGGCAGGCTCGGCGACGCGCTGGGCCGCCGCCGCATGTTCCTGTTCGCGCTCGCCGCGTTCGTGCTGACCAGCGCGTTCGCCGGCGCGGCACCGAACGAGACGACGCTGATCATCGCGCGGCTCCTGCAAGGGTTCGCCTCGGGCATGATGACGCCGCAGAACAGCGGGATGATCCAGGACCTGTTCCGCGGCGCGGAACGGGGCCGCGCGTTCGGCATGTTCGGCGCCACCGTCGGAATCTCGACCGCGGTCGGCCCGGTGCTCGGCGGTGTGATCCTCGCCGTCTTCGGTGACCCGGAAGGCTGGCGCTGGGTCTTCTACGTGAACGTGCCCATCGGGATCCTGGCGTTCGCGCTGGCACTGAGATGGCTGCCGAAACCAGAGACACCGGCGAGAAGCCTGCGGGGTGAGATCGACTTCGTCGGCATCATGCTGCTGGGTGTCGCCGTGCTCGGTGTCCTGCTCCCGTTGATCGAGTCCGAACAGGGCGGGCTCAGCAGCCTGTGGTGGCTGTTCCTCGTCGCGGTGGTCTTCGGTTTCGCTTTCGTGCGCTGGGAACGTTCGATGGTGCGGCGCGGCCGTCCGCCGCTGCTGGACACCCGCCTGTTCACCGGAACCCCGGGCTACGCGACGGGTGCGGCCGTCGGCGCGCTGTACTTCAGCGGGTTCACCGGGATGTGGCTGGTCTTCGCCATCTTCTTCCAGCAAGGCCTCGGCTACACGCCACTGCAATCCGGACTCGCCGTCACCTCCTTCGCCCTCGGCTCGGCCGTATCGGCGGCGATCGCGGGACGGCTGGTGCCGAAGTGGGGCCGCAAGCTCACCGTCACCGGGCTGGTCATGGTGATCGCCGGGATGATCACGGTCGCCGTTCTCGCCGGTCAGGATCCCGGTGCCGCGGCGGGCTGGTGGTTCGCGCCGCCGTTGCTCGTCGCCGGGGTCGGTGGCGGCATGGTCATCTCGCCCAACACCACGTTGACGCTGGAATGCGTCCCGACGTCGATGGCCGGTGTGGCCGGGGGAGCGTTGCAGACCGGACAGCGGATCGGCACCGCGATCGGCACGGTGGTGCTGGCCTCGGTCTTCCACGCGGTACTCGGTGCGAACGGTGCCTATCCGTCGGCGCTGACCGCCGCGATGCTGTGCGCCGCCGTCCTGACGAGCTCGGCGCTTTTACTCGCCGTGATCGAACTTCGTGCCCGCCGGAAGCGGCGTTTGCTCACCGAGCGGGAGGAAGCCGAGCGGGCTGCCGCCGACAGTCAACGCGGCTGA